One genomic segment of Pseudonocardia sp. T1-2H includes these proteins:
- the thiO gene encoding glycine oxidase ThiO codes for MSAHLAVVGGGVIGLSCAWAAAREGWQVTLVDAAPASGASWVAGGMLAPVTEAWPGEEPLLELGVASVALWPEWASSLSADAGRSAGLRTEGTVVAATGAGDRAELDALASHLGRLGRPVERLSGRELRRLEPALGPDVRGGLSVPDDLSVDNRALLAALQAAAEKAGVVSDRRAARAVTGGPVGRVECVEGPPVEADVVLVAAGAHSSSLHPALDGLVRPVKGEILRLARRAGAFPVPTRTVRALVDGRPVYLVPRENGVVVGATQSENGFDTEPTVGGVRDLLRDAERIVPGIAEYALQEVAAGLRPGSPDNVPLIGPIGPDGLLVATGHSRNGILLAPITAAAVVASLRGERMPDVVGAADPDRFAGSRR; via the coding sequence ATGAGCGCACATCTGGCCGTCGTGGGTGGCGGTGTCATCGGGCTGAGCTGCGCGTGGGCCGCCGCCCGCGAGGGCTGGCAGGTCACGTTGGTCGACGCCGCACCCGCCTCCGGGGCGTCCTGGGTGGCAGGCGGCATGCTCGCGCCGGTCACCGAGGCGTGGCCGGGCGAGGAGCCGCTGCTCGAGCTGGGCGTGGCGTCCGTGGCGCTGTGGCCCGAGTGGGCGTCGTCGTTGTCCGCCGACGCCGGTCGCTCGGCCGGGCTGCGCACCGAGGGCACGGTCGTCGCCGCGACGGGCGCGGGGGACCGTGCGGAGCTGGACGCCCTGGCGTCGCACCTCGGGCGGTTGGGCCGGCCCGTCGAGCGGCTGTCCGGGCGGGAGCTGCGGCGCCTCGAGCCGGCCCTCGGGCCGGACGTCAGGGGCGGGCTCTCGGTGCCGGACGACCTGTCGGTGGACAACCGGGCGCTGCTCGCGGCCCTGCAGGCCGCCGCGGAGAAGGCCGGCGTGGTCTCCGACCGCCGGGCCGCGCGGGCGGTGACCGGGGGCCCGGTCGGTCGGGTCGAGTGCGTCGAGGGGCCGCCGGTGGAGGCGGACGTCGTGCTGGTCGCGGCGGGGGCGCACTCGTCGTCCCTGCACCCCGCGCTCGACGGCCTCGTGCGCCCGGTCAAGGGCGAGATCCTGCGGCTGGCGCGACGCGCGGGCGCGTTCCCGGTGCCGACCCGCACGGTCCGCGCGCTGGTCGACGGGCGCCCGGTCTACCTGGTGCCGCGGGAGAACGGCGTGGTCGTGGGCGCGACGCAGAGCGAGAACGGGTTCGACACCGAGCCCACCGTCGGCGGTGTGCGGGACCTGTTGCGCGACGCCGAGCGGATCGTGCCCGGGATCGCCGAGTACGCGCTGCAGGAGGTCGCGGCGGGGCTGCGGCCGGGCAGCCCGGACAACGTGCCGCTGATCGGCCCGATCGGTCCCGATGGACTGCTCGTCGCCACCGGGCACAGCCGCAACGGGATCCTGCTCGCCCCGATCACGGCGGCGGCCGTCGTCGCGTCGTTGCGGGGCGAGCGGATGCCGGACGTGGTCGGCGCCGCGGACCCGGACCGGTTCGCAGGGAGCAGGAGGTGA
- the ectB gene encoding diaminobutyrate--2-oxoglutarate transaminase: MNIFQEVESEVRSYSRNWPAVFDVARGSELWDVDGRRYLDFFGGAGALNYGHNPPALKRPLLEYLERDGITHGLDMHTQAKADFLTAFRDRILKPRDMDYKVQFPGPTGTNAVESALKLARKISGKESMINFTNAFHGMTLGSLSVTGNSMKRGGAGIPLVHATPMPYDNYFDGKVPDFLWFEKVLDDTGSSLNDPAAVIVETVQGEGGINPARVEWLQGLADLCQRHGILLIVDDVQMGVGRTGPFFSFEEAGIRPDIVTISKSISGYGLPMALVLIKPEHDVWSPGEHNGTFRGNNPAFVTATAALHEYWSDDTLERNTIRKGEKVQEAFTRIAKDTTSVELTARGRGLARGIEFAQPELAAKVCATAFERGLLMETSGPSSEVMKILAPLTTTDDELDEGLEIIAESVKTVINGA, encoded by the coding sequence ATGAACATCTTCCAAGAGGTCGAGTCCGAGGTCCGCAGCTACAGCCGCAACTGGCCCGCGGTGTTCGACGTCGCGCGGGGTAGTGAGCTGTGGGACGTCGACGGCAGGCGATATCTGGACTTCTTCGGCGGCGCGGGTGCCCTCAACTACGGGCACAACCCGCCTGCGCTGAAGAGACCGCTGCTCGAGTACCTCGAGCGCGACGGCATCACGCACGGCCTGGACATGCACACCCAGGCCAAGGCGGACTTCCTGACCGCGTTCCGGGACCGGATCCTGAAGCCGCGCGACATGGACTACAAGGTCCAGTTCCCCGGCCCGACCGGCACCAACGCCGTCGAGTCCGCGCTGAAGCTCGCCCGGAAGATCTCCGGCAAGGAATCGATGATCAACTTCACCAACGCGTTCCACGGCATGACGCTGGGCTCGCTGTCGGTGACCGGCAACTCGATGAAGCGTGGCGGCGCGGGCATCCCGCTGGTGCACGCCACCCCGATGCCCTACGACAACTACTTCGACGGCAAGGTGCCGGACTTCCTGTGGTTCGAGAAGGTCCTCGACGACACGGGCTCCAGCCTCAACGACCCGGCGGCCGTGATCGTCGAGACCGTTCAGGGCGAGGGCGGCATCAACCCCGCGCGCGTCGAGTGGCTGCAGGGGCTGGCGGACCTGTGCCAGCGGCACGGCATCCTGCTGATCGTCGACGACGTCCAGATGGGCGTCGGCCGCACCGGGCCGTTCTTCTCCTTCGAGGAGGCGGGCATCAGGCCGGACATCGTGACGATCTCGAAGTCGATCTCCGGCTACGGCCTGCCGATGGCGCTCGTGCTGATCAAGCCCGAGCACGACGTCTGGAGCCCCGGCGAGCACAACGGCACCTTCCGCGGCAACAACCCGGCGTTCGTCACCGCCACCGCGGCCCTGCACGAGTACTGGAGCGACGACACGCTCGAGCGGAACACCATCCGCAAGGGCGAGAAGGTCCAGGAGGCCTTCACCAGGATCGCGAAGGACACGACCTCGGTCGAGCTGACGGCCCGGGGCCGGGGGCTGGCCCGCGGGATCGAGTTCGCGCAGCCGGAACTGGCCGCCAAGGTCTGCGCCACCGCATTCGAGCGTGGTCTGCTGATGGAGACCTCCGGACCGTCCAGTGAGGTCATGAAGATCCTGGCCCCGCTGACCACCACCGACGACGAGCTCGACGAGGGTCTGGAGATCATCGCCGAGTCCGTCAAGACCGTCATCAATGGAGCGTGA
- the ectA gene encoding diaminobutyrate acetyltransferase: MTAATSDASDTDGRPPTATPEVTIEAPEIADGVAMHRMAAESGVLDVNSRYAYLIWCRDFAATSVVARMKGQVVGFVTGFRRPDAPDTLVVWQVAVDPVTRGAGVGGRMLDSLFDRVPGAAYMETSVTPDNESSNRMFVSFATRRNAGFERTELFSGELLGAGHEPEMLYRIGPIARQD; this comes from the coding sequence ATGACCGCCGCTACGTCCGACGCGTCCGATACCGATGGTCGGCCACCGACCGCCACCCCCGAGGTGACGATCGAGGCCCCCGAGATCGCGGACGGCGTGGCGATGCACCGGATGGCGGCCGAGTCCGGCGTCCTGGACGTCAACTCGCGCTACGCGTACCTGATCTGGTGCCGGGACTTCGCCGCCACGTCGGTCGTCGCCCGGATGAAGGGCCAGGTCGTCGGTTTCGTCACCGGCTTCCGCCGCCCGGACGCGCCGGACACGCTGGTCGTCTGGCAGGTCGCCGTGGACCCGGTGACGCGTGGTGCCGGGGTCGGCGGCCGCATGCTCGACTCGCTGTTCGACCGGGTGCCCGGCGCCGCGTATATGGAGACGTCGGTGACCCCGGACAACGAGTCGTCGAATCGAATGTTCGTTTCTTTTGCTACACGCCGAAATGCAGGTTTCGAACGGACCGAATTGTTTTCCGGGGAGCTGCTGGGAGCCGGGCACGAGCCCGAGATGCTCTACCGGATCGGCCCGATTGCGCGACAGGATTGA
- the thiE gene encoding thiamine phosphate synthase, producing the protein MPRLDASTVRTRLADARLYLCTGARRERGDLAEFADAALAGGVDVIQLRDKGAEPLEAKQELEALEILADACARHDRLLAVNDRADIALASGADVLHLGQDDLPVEWARRIVGDDVVIGRSSHSAEETLRAADEPGVDYFCVGPCWPTPTKPGRPAPGLDLVRTVVSRTPQRPWFAIGGIDHDRLDEVLATGATRIVVVRAITEAEDPGAAAEAFATKLRAR; encoded by the coding sequence GTGCCTCGACTCGACGCCTCCACCGTCCGTACCCGCCTGGCCGACGCGCGCCTCTACCTCTGCACCGGGGCGCGCCGGGAGCGCGGTGACCTCGCGGAGTTCGCCGACGCCGCCCTCGCCGGCGGCGTCGATGTGATCCAGCTCCGGGACAAGGGCGCCGAGCCCCTGGAGGCGAAGCAGGAGCTGGAGGCCCTGGAGATCCTCGCCGACGCCTGCGCGCGGCACGACCGGCTCCTCGCGGTCAACGACCGGGCGGACATCGCGCTGGCCTCGGGCGCGGACGTGCTGCACCTCGGCCAGGACGACCTGCCCGTCGAGTGGGCCCGCCGGATCGTCGGGGACGACGTGGTGATCGGTCGCTCCTCGCACAGCGCCGAGGAGACGCTGCGCGCGGCGGACGAGCCGGGCGTCGACTACTTCTGCGTGGGCCCCTGCTGGCCGACGCCCACGAAGCCGGGACGCCCCGCGCCGGGCCTCGACCTGGTGCGCACCGTGGTGAGCCGCACCCCGCAGCGCCCGTGGTTCGCGATCGGCGGGATCGACCACGACCGCCTCGACGAGGTCCTGGCCACGGGCGCGACCCGGATCGTCGTCGTCCGCGCGATCACCGAGGCCGAGGACCCCGGGGCCGCGGCCGAGGCGTTCGCCACAAAGCTGCGTGCGCGGTAG
- a CDS encoding RluA family pseudouridine synthase has translation MSTSWSWAALRARVVLETPEVLVLDKPPGISVTGERHDVDLVELAEAEGETLYPVHRIDKVTSGLVLLARTLPAHGPLTRQFADRTATKAYLAVVEGTGLPQRWTIDLPLGVGRKNTVRIAAPRESLTFDAQASRWGVAEADVRPGRKCYPSVTHLHRVAEADGRTLVVANPVSGRRHQIRVHLAWTGSPIVGDPLFRGEGRTFLHSWRLRLPAGEGLDVTAVPDEEFLQAFPGARFDDVWQSLAAH, from the coding sequence GTGAGCACGTCGTGGAGCTGGGCCGCGCTGCGCGCCCGGGTCGTCCTCGAGACCCCCGAGGTCCTGGTGCTGGACAAGCCGCCGGGCATCTCGGTGACGGGCGAGCGGCACGACGTCGACCTCGTGGAGCTCGCGGAGGCCGAGGGCGAGACCCTGTACCCGGTCCACCGGATCGACAAGGTCACCTCCGGGCTCGTCCTGCTGGCCCGGACCCTGCCCGCTCACGGCCCGTTGACCAGGCAGTTCGCCGACCGCACGGCCACCAAGGCCTATCTCGCGGTGGTCGAGGGCACCGGGCTCCCGCAGCGCTGGACGATCGACCTCCCGCTCGGCGTCGGACGCAAGAACACGGTCCGCATCGCCGCCCCGCGCGAGTCCCTGACCTTCGACGCGCAGGCGTCCCGCTGGGGCGTCGCCGAGGCGGACGTCCGCCCGGGCAGGAAGTGCTACCCCTCGGTCACCCACCTGCACCGCGTCGCCGAGGCGGACGGCCGGACGCTCGTCGTCGCCAACCCGGTGAGCGGGCGGCGCCACCAGATCCGCGTCCACCTCGCCTGGACCGGCAGCCCGATCGTCGGCGACCCGCTCTTCCGCGGGGAGGGCCGCACGTTCCTGCACTCCTGGCGGCTGCGGCTGCCCGCGGGGGAGGGCCTCGACGTCACCGCCGTGCCGGACGAGGAGTTCCTGCAGGCGTTCCCCGGCGCCCGGTTCGACGATGTCTGGCAGTCGCTCGCCGCGCACTGA
- a CDS encoding SGNH/GDSL hydrolase family protein — protein MRELRSFVAVGDSFTEGLDDLWDDGSPRGWADRLAERLAAGRPGFTYANLAVRGKLLDQVVADQIPVVERMKPDLVSFCAGGNDIIGFQCDTDDLIARFDAALARIVATGAEVIIFTGFDLRRMHVLLRRLRGRVACFNEDMRASAERHGCKVVDLWGMDVLADPRAWASDRLHLTPEAHERVALRVLETLGEPVPADWRTPWPAADPAPWRARQQDDLRWVRDHVMPYVRRRLRGAHPGEGALPKRPNLAPFLACSPLIDRPRLVDGPDHLV, from the coding sequence ATGCGGGAGCTGAGAAGTTTCGTCGCGGTCGGCGACAGCTTCACCGAGGGCCTCGACGACCTGTGGGACGACGGTTCCCCGCGCGGCTGGGCGGACCGCCTGGCCGAGCGGCTGGCCGCCGGCAGGCCTGGCTTCACCTACGCCAACCTCGCCGTCCGCGGAAAGCTGCTGGACCAGGTCGTCGCCGACCAGATCCCCGTCGTCGAGCGGATGAAGCCGGATCTCGTCTCCTTCTGCGCCGGCGGCAACGACATCATCGGCTTCCAGTGCGACACCGACGACCTGATCGCCCGTTTCGACGCGGCCCTGGCGCGGATCGTGGCGACCGGCGCCGAGGTCATCATCTTCACCGGCTTCGACCTGCGGCGGATGCACGTGCTCCTGCGCCGCCTGCGCGGCCGCGTCGCCTGTTTCAACGAGGACATGCGGGCCAGCGCGGAGCGCCACGGCTGCAAGGTCGTGGACCTGTGGGGCATGGACGTCCTCGCGGACCCGCGCGCCTGGGCGAGCGACCGCCTGCACCTGACGCCGGAGGCGCACGAGCGCGTCGCCCTGCGGGTGCTCGAGACGCTCGGCGAGCCCGTCCCCGCGGACTGGCGGACGCCGTGGCCGGCCGCCGATCCGGCGCCGTGGCGGGCCCGGCAGCAGGACGACCTGCGCTGGGTCCGGGACCACGTCATGCCTTACGTCCGCAGGCGGCTGCGCGGCGCCCACCCCGGCGAGGGTGCGCTGCCGAAGCGCCCGAACCTGGCCCCGTTCCTCGCGTGTTCCCCTCTGATCGACCGGCCCCGGCTCGTCGACGGCCCCGACCACCTCGTCTGA
- the thpD gene encoding ectoine hydroxylase, producing the protein MTAVTGSSIQTTSDRYYTRVSNEPALIERIEPTVWGDPASAGMYGAQELHRHERDGFSQVPQLLTPDEVAGYAAELDRLATDPAVRADDRCIVEKKSNQVRSIFEVHRISDAIARLVADERVVGRARQILGSDVYVHQSRINYKPGFGGGGFYWHSDFETWHAEDGMPTPRAVSCSISLTENYEYNGCLMIMPGSQRTFVSCVGETPEDNYRSSLKEQEVGTPDQDSLTALANRHGIAMLTGKAGSATFFDSNCMHGSSDNITPYPRSNIFLVFNSVENACGEPFYAPTRRPEYIGARDFTPVGAR; encoded by the coding sequence ATGACTGCTGTCACCGGTAGCTCGATCCAGACCACGAGCGACCGCTACTACACGCGGGTCTCGAACGAACCCGCCCTCATCGAGCGGATCGAGCCGACGGTGTGGGGGGATCCGGCGAGCGCGGGGATGTACGGCGCGCAGGAGCTCCACCGGCACGAGCGGGACGGGTTCAGCCAGGTCCCCCAGCTGCTGACGCCCGACGAGGTCGCCGGGTACGCCGCGGAGCTGGACCGCCTCGCCACGGACCCGGCGGTGCGGGCGGACGACCGGTGCATCGTGGAGAAGAAGTCGAACCAGGTGCGCTCGATCTTCGAGGTCCACAGGATCAGCGACGCCATCGCGCGGCTGGTCGCGGACGAGCGCGTGGTCGGCCGGGCCCGGCAGATCCTGGGCTCGGACGTGTACGTCCACCAGAGCCGGATCAACTACAAGCCGGGCTTCGGTGGCGGCGGGTTCTACTGGCACTCGGACTTCGAGACCTGGCACGCGGAGGACGGCATGCCGACCCCGCGCGCCGTCAGCTGCTCGATCTCGCTGACCGAGAACTACGAGTACAACGGCTGTCTCATGATCATGCCCGGTTCGCAACGGACGTTCGTCTCCTGCGTGGGCGAAACGCCGGAGGACAACTACCGCTCGTCGCTGAAGGAGCAGGAGGTCGGCACCCCGGACCAGGACAGCCTCACGGCGCTGGCCAACCGGCACGGGATCGCCATGCTCACCGGCAAGGCCGGGTCGGCGACGTTCTTCGACTCCAACTGCATGCACGGCTCGAGTGACAACATCACGCCGTACCCGCGCTCGAACATCTTCCTGGTGTTCAACAGCGTGGAGAACGCCTGCGGCGAGCCGTTCTACGCACCCACGCGGCGGCCCGAGTACATCGGCGCGCGGGACTTCACGCCGGTCGGGGCACGCTGA
- a CDS encoding ectoine synthase, protein MIVRNIDDVTGTKNHVDTPGWYSRRIVTAHDRVGFSVGETVLRAGTVNDFWYANHVEAVYITSGEGELYDKDNDETHKIGPGSMYLLNGHEKHQVRPKTDITCVCVFNPPVVGTEVHDEHGVYPLLKIDEPGGA, encoded by the coding sequence ATGATCGTCCGTAACATCGACGACGTCACCGGCACGAAGAACCACGTGGACACCCCCGGCTGGTACAGCCGGCGGATCGTGACCGCCCACGACCGGGTCGGGTTCTCCGTGGGCGAGACGGTGCTGCGCGCCGGCACGGTCAACGACTTCTGGTACGCCAACCACGTCGAGGCCGTCTACATCACCTCCGGCGAGGGCGAGCTGTACGACAAGGACAACGACGAGACGCACAAGATCGGCCCGGGATCGATGTACCTGCTCAACGGGCACGAGAAGCACCAGGTACGTCCGAAGACGGACATCACCTGCGTCTGTGTGTTCAACCCGCCGGTCGTCGGCACCGAGGTGCACGACGAGCACGGCGTGTACCCGCTCCTGAAGATCGACGAGCCGGGCGGGGCGTAA
- a CDS encoding flavin-containing monooxygenase encodes MTLSPNGTGEQDVLVVGAGFSGLYALHRLRGQGLSVTLLEAGDGVGGTWYWNRYPGARCDSESYYYSYSFDEELQNEWEWSERYPQQPEIMAYLNHVADRFDLRRDIRLGTRVVSAEFDDGPARWHVTTDAGERLTCRFLVTAVGCLSTANVPAIPGLDTFAGEWFHTGRWPHEGVDFAGRRVGIVGTGSTGIQAVPVIAEQAAHLTVFQRTANYSIPARNGPESVESRQAIKDDYAEIRRIQRESTNGHPFLISERSALEPSEDERRAIYEAAWERGGLRFRASFADLLSDRAANDTASDFIRTKIREIVRDPEVAERLTPRDHGFATKRPPIDTDYFEAYNRENVTLVDVRETPIEEVTPTGLRTSAAEYPLDRIVFATGFDAMTGPLLGIDIRGTGGRTLRDKWADGPRTYLGLGIAGFPNLFTITGPGSPSVLCNMPTAIEQHVDWIADCIADLDARGLARMEATEDAETAWVAHNNEAAGKTLLPQASSSWYLGANVPGKPRVFMPYAGGFAAYTRICDEVAAEEYRGFVRTR; translated from the coding sequence ATGACGCTTTCACCGAACGGAACCGGCGAGCAGGATGTGCTCGTCGTCGGCGCCGGGTTCTCCGGCCTCTACGCCCTGCACCGCCTGCGCGGTCAGGGCCTGTCCGTCACCCTGCTCGAGGCCGGCGACGGCGTGGGCGGCACCTGGTACTGGAACCGGTACCCGGGCGCCCGGTGCGACTCCGAGAGCTACTACTACTCGTACTCGTTCGACGAGGAGCTGCAGAACGAGTGGGAGTGGAGCGAGCGCTACCCGCAGCAGCCCGAGATCATGGCGTACCTGAACCACGTCGCGGACCGGTTCGACCTGCGCCGGGACATCCGGCTCGGCACCCGCGTCGTGTCCGCGGAGTTCGACGACGGCCCGGCCCGTTGGCACGTCACGACCGACGCCGGCGAGCGGCTGACCTGCCGGTTCCTGGTGACGGCGGTCGGCTGCCTCTCCACGGCGAACGTCCCGGCGATCCCCGGGCTGGACACCTTCGCCGGCGAGTGGTTCCACACCGGGCGCTGGCCGCACGAGGGCGTGGACTTCGCCGGCAGGCGCGTCGGCATCGTCGGCACGGGGTCCACCGGGATCCAGGCGGTCCCGGTGATCGCCGAGCAGGCCGCGCACCTGACCGTCTTCCAGCGCACGGCGAACTACAGCATCCCGGCCCGCAACGGCCCGGAGAGCGTCGAGTCCCGGCAGGCGATCAAGGACGACTACGCCGAGATCCGACGGATCCAGCGCGAGTCCACCAACGGGCACCCCTTCCTGATCAGCGAGCGTTCCGCGCTCGAGCCGTCCGAGGACGAGCGCCGGGCGATCTACGAGGCGGCCTGGGAGCGCGGCGGGCTGCGCTTCCGGGCCTCGTTCGCGGACCTGCTCAGCGACCGGGCGGCCAACGACACGGCGTCGGACTTCATCCGCACGAAGATCCGCGAGATCGTCCGGGACCCGGAGGTCGCGGAGCGGCTCACCCCGCGCGACCACGGCTTCGCCACCAAGCGCCCGCCGATCGACACCGACTACTTCGAGGCCTACAACCGGGAGAACGTCACCCTGGTCGACGTCCGGGAGACGCCGATCGAGGAGGTCACCCCGACCGGCCTGCGCACGTCGGCCGCGGAGTACCCGCTGGACCGGATCGTCTTCGCGACCGGCTTCGACGCCATGACCGGCCCGCTGCTCGGCATCGACATCCGCGGCACCGGCGGCCGGACGCTGAGGGACAAGTGGGCGGACGGCCCGCGTACCTACCTCGGGCTGGGGATCGCCGGCTTCCCGAACCTGTTCACGATCACGGGGCCCGGGAGCCCGTCGGTGCTGTGCAACATGCCGACCGCCATCGAGCAGCACGTGGACTGGATCGCGGACTGCATCGCCGACCTCGACGCCCGCGGGCTGGCCCGGATGGAGGCCACCGAGGACGCGGAGACCGCGTGGGTGGCGCACAACAACGAGGCGGCCGGGAAGACCCTGTTGCCGCAGGCGTCGAGCTCCTGGTACCTGGGCGCGAACGTGCCGGGCAAGCCGCGGGTGTTCATGCCGTACGCGGGCGGCTTCGCGGCCTACACGAGGATCTGCGACGAGGTGGCGGCCGAGGAGTACCGAGGGTTCGTCCGGACCCGGTAG
- a CDS encoding DUF3159 domain-containing protein produces MTTSERDSAAPPPERPGEAETLRTILGGRSGAIDATIPVVVFVIAWVVADSAGWPSSVAIGAGAAMLAGVVVAIVRLANGRRPRAVLLGLLGVAVAALVAMYTGRAADFFLVQIATNAASALVWTLSIVVRWPLLGLIVGTLLGQRTRWRKDPDLMRGYQRASWVWVGQYVVRVAVFLPLYEADQVLGLGAARAILSPALVALCVFLSWPVLRSALPPGHPGIRHPRVH; encoded by the coding sequence GTGACGACCTCCGAGCGCGACTCCGCCGCGCCGCCCCCCGAGAGGCCCGGCGAGGCGGAGACGCTGCGCACCATCCTCGGCGGCCGGAGCGGGGCGATCGACGCCACGATCCCGGTCGTCGTCTTCGTCATCGCCTGGGTGGTCGCGGACTCCGCCGGATGGCCCTCGTCCGTGGCGATCGGCGCAGGCGCGGCGATGCTTGCCGGCGTGGTCGTCGCGATCGTGCGGCTGGCGAACGGCCGCAGGCCCCGGGCCGTGCTGCTCGGGCTGCTCGGCGTGGCCGTCGCGGCGCTCGTCGCGATGTACACGGGGCGGGCCGCGGACTTCTTCCTCGTCCAGATCGCGACGAACGCGGCCTCCGCGCTGGTCTGGACCCTTTCGATCGTCGTGCGCTGGCCGCTGCTGGGGCTGATCGTCGGCACGCTCCTGGGCCAGCGGACGCGCTGGCGCAAGGACCCGGACCTGATGCGCGGCTACCAGCGGGCCAGCTGGGTCTGGGTGGGGCAGTACGTCGTGCGGGTGGCGGTGTTCCTGCCGCTCTACGAGGCGGACCAGGTGCTCGGGCTCGGCGCGGCGCGAGCGATCCTCAGCCCCGCGCTCGTGGCGCTCTGCGTCTTCCTGTCCTGGCCGGTACTCCGTTCGGCCCTGCCGCCCGGCCATCCCGGGATCCGTCACCCTCGCGTGCACTAG
- a CDS encoding FAD-dependent monooxygenase: protein MRTVCVGGGPAGLYYAILAKLRRESDDVLVVERNEPGVTFGWSVTFGEDFLDDLHRNDPVSARAIHEASLLWGDQVVLVGDARPVHLGGKYGYSIDRTRMLEVLARRAEQLGVELRFGAHAGSESDFDADLVLAADGVGSRLRARHAEHFGTTITPGRNRYVWLGTSRSFEAFTFAFERTEAGLVWFYAYPSSDEASTCIVECSPETWSGLGLDTMEPGAGVGMLEGLFARALDGHRLLEPAGGLGADPWLHFREIRNATWRRDNLVLVGDSAHTTHFGIGAGTVLAVQDSIALADAVYGAGLAAGLDTYDRVRRAELDPIQDMARRSMQFFETIDSRPVDDPVRFAYALLNRRGDQPAWQYRVHQATQIDGLRQVRRTITNARRTARAVKRSRNAPA, encoded by the coding sequence GTGCGGACGGTGTGTGTGGGCGGCGGCCCGGCTGGGCTGTACTACGCGATCCTGGCGAAGCTGCGGCGCGAGTCCGACGACGTGCTCGTCGTCGAGCGCAACGAGCCCGGCGTGACGTTCGGCTGGAGCGTCACGTTCGGTGAGGACTTCCTGGACGACCTGCACCGCAACGACCCCGTCAGCGCGCGCGCGATCCACGAGGCGTCCCTGCTGTGGGGGGACCAGGTCGTGCTGGTCGGCGACGCGCGGCCGGTGCACCTCGGCGGCAAGTACGGCTACAGCATCGACCGCACCCGGATGCTGGAGGTCCTCGCGCGCCGGGCCGAGCAGCTGGGCGTCGAGCTGCGGTTCGGGGCGCACGCGGGTTCCGAGTCCGACTTCGACGCGGACCTGGTCCTGGCCGCGGACGGCGTCGGCAGCCGGCTCCGCGCGCGGCACGCCGAGCACTTCGGCACCACGATCACGCCGGGCCGCAACCGGTACGTCTGGCTCGGCACGTCTCGCTCGTTCGAGGCGTTCACGTTCGCCTTCGAGCGCACGGAGGCCGGGCTCGTCTGGTTCTACGCCTACCCGTCGTCGGACGAGGCCAGCACCTGCATCGTCGAGTGCTCCCCGGAGACCTGGTCCGGCCTCGGGCTGGACACCATGGAGCCGGGCGCCGGCGTCGGCATGCTGGAGGGGCTCTTCGCCCGCGCGCTCGACGGGCACCGGCTCCTCGAGCCGGCCGGCGGCCTGGGCGCGGACCCGTGGCTGCACTTCCGCGAGATCCGCAACGCCACCTGGCGCCGGGACAACCTCGTGCTCGTCGGGGACTCGGCGCACACGACGCACTTCGGGATCGGCGCGGGGACCGTGCTCGCCGTCCAGGACTCGATCGCGCTGGCGGACGCGGTGTACGGCGCGGGCCTGGCGGCCGGGCTGGACACCTACGACCGGGTGCGCCGCGCGGAGCTGGACCCGATCCAGGACATGGCGCGGCGCAGCATGCAGTTCTTCGAGACGATCGACAGCCGGCCCGTCGACGACCCGGTCCGCTTCGCCTACGCGCTGCTGAACCGCCGGGGCGACCAGCCCGCCTGGCAGTACCGGGTCCACCAGGCGACGCAGATCGACGGCCTCCGTCAGGTCCGCCGCACGATCACCAACGCCCGCCGGACGGCACGGGCGGTCAAACGCAGTCGGAACGCACCCGCCTGA